One Jeotgalicoccus saudimassiliensis DNA window includes the following coding sequences:
- a CDS encoding EMYY motif lipoprotein, with amino-acid sequence MNGKSLILRPLMLLLIAVLAACGNNLEADLHTYEKSTEKLTGLNNEFNKTVNNMDFTKLQTMYYGDGETDIEYLQNLKTEVDETLVPITKSMAEELDGIEVTNSELEELHSTLSESVKVKQDFTRQMSSFLNSYVLSIDSNEQLVSLSQSFITHQEERDNIIESAETAEEIDEINQLIDVLNDNSAELDEHSTAFHNKKSVEEKEQYANEILLPMLDDHISALNALNISTGKATRARTISLEMYYNYRTYFEERKNVMMSAENLQEISLQNVLPLVETAATLDSQFKETLESKKNETR; translated from the coding sequence ATGAATGGCAAATCGCTGATTTTACGACCGCTGATGCTGCTTTTAATAGCAGTGCTTGCAGCATGCGGCAATAATCTGGAAGCTGATTTACATACTTATGAAAAAAGTACAGAGAAATTGACCGGACTTAATAATGAATTTAATAAAACTGTAAATAATATGGATTTTACAAAACTTCAGACGATGTATTACGGGGATGGCGAGACGGATATCGAATATCTGCAGAACTTAAAAACTGAAGTCGATGAAACCCTCGTGCCGATCACAAAGAGCATGGCCGAGGAACTCGACGGCATCGAAGTGACAAACAGCGAACTTGAGGAACTGCACAGTACTTTAAGTGAGAGTGTTAAGGTAAAACAGGATTTTACAAGGCAGATGTCATCGTTTTTAAACTCGTATGTCTTATCCATTGATTCAAACGAACAGCTCGTTTCTTTAAGCCAGTCGTTTATTACACATCAGGAAGAACGCGACAATATTATCGAATCAGCGGAAACCGCTGAGGAGATTGATGAGATTAACCAGCTGATCGATGTGCTGAATGACAACAGTGCTGAACTGGACGAACATTCAACGGCCTTCCATAACAAGAAAAGTGTTGAAGAGAAAGAGCAGTATGCGAACGAGATTCTTTTGCCGATGCTCGATGATCATATTTCCGCACTGAATGCACTGAATATTTCAACGGGTAAAGCAACCCGTGCCCGTACGATTTCACTGGAGATGTATTATAATTACCGCACGTATTTTGAAGAACGTAAAAATGTAATGATGTCGGCGGAAAACCTGCAGGAAATATCGCTGCAGAACGTTCTGCCTTTAGTCGAAACAGCTGCAACGCTCGACAGCCAGTTCAAAGAAACGCTTGAAAGCAAAAAAAATGAGACCCGTTAG
- the hpf gene encoding ribosome hibernation-promoting factor, HPF/YfiA family gives MIRVEIRGENIEVTDAIREHIEDKVAKLERYFSDVPNTHAHVNIKVRNNKRGKVEITIPMKDLTLRAEEGHDDLYAAVDLVVDKLERQIRKHKTKINRKFREKNPEADFFNASAFENGAQEDNGNNDEIAIFRSKEFTLKPMDSEEAVLQMNMLGHDFFVFNDRETDGTSIVYRRKDGKYGLIETN, from the coding sequence ATGATTAGAGTTGAAATCAGAGGCGAAAACATTGAGGTAACAGATGCGATCCGCGAGCATATCGAGGATAAGGTTGCAAAGCTTGAACGTTACTTCAGCGATGTACCAAATACTCATGCACACGTAAACATCAAGGTACGTAATAACAAACGGGGTAAAGTTGAAATTACGATTCCTATGAAAGATTTAACGCTGCGTGCTGAGGAAGGACACGATGATCTTTATGCGGCAGTTGACTTAGTCGTCGACAAGCTGGAAAGACAAATCCGCAAGCATAAAACTAAGATCAACCGCAAATTCAGAGAGAAAAATCCTGAGGCCGATTTCTTCAATGCATCAGCGTTTGAAAATGGTGCGCAGGAAGACAATGGAAACAATGACGAGATTGCAATTTTCCGTTCTAAGGAATTCACGTTAAAACCGATGGATTCAGAAGAAGCGGTACTGCAGATGAACATGCTCGGACATGACTTCTTTGTCTTTAATGATAGAGAAACTGACGGTACAAGTATTGTTTACCGACGTAAAGACGGTAAATACGGTTTAATTGAAACAAATTAA
- a CDS encoding DEAD/DEAH box helicase family protein, producing MILNHSAPDIMFEAGVENDHCNRCGNKDRTLFYTYYSEYHKRDITYCLFCITLGRSDSVTPLYGYPTVRARDNIDYRLEFELNEIQKSASARLTEAIKQRHNLMLYAVTGAGKTEITFEGIKYARRNGLNVAFVSPRIDVVKEVYLRLAEAFKGVRIDLMYSGVKSVFTNMFTVCTVHQLFNYKDHYDVIIIDEVDAFPLPEEPLLMETIQRAAAADGSIILMTATPAAPMKKMAGKDNIVTIARRYHGHDLAVPKVIFHNAEKYINKNRMPKKLESLLDTIVNNQRRVLVFFPDIKMMQRAKAVLENKYPRMESVYSGDAERFEKVQRMRDGELDILLTTTILERGVTFSYLDVIVVDAHRFDSAGLIQISGRVGRKPKDPTGNIWLLTVFNTTDIRRTIKVIRDFNRGRTAL from the coding sequence ATGATATTAAATCACAGTGCACCGGACATCATGTTTGAGGCGGGAGTGGAAAATGACCACTGCAACCGCTGCGGCAATAAAGACAGGACGCTTTTTTATACGTATTACTCAGAGTATCACAAAAGAGACATTACCTACTGTCTGTTCTGTATTACGCTCGGCCGTTCGGATTCTGTGACGCCGCTGTACGGTTATCCGACAGTTAGAGCCCGTGACAATATTGATTACAGGCTTGAATTTGAACTGAATGAAATACAAAAGTCGGCAAGCGCGAGACTGACGGAGGCAATTAAACAGCGGCATAATCTGATGCTCTATGCGGTGACCGGGGCAGGGAAGACCGAGATTACATTTGAAGGGATAAAGTATGCGCGGCGGAACGGACTGAATGTCGCTTTTGTCTCACCGCGTATCGACGTCGTAAAGGAAGTGTATTTAAGACTCGCTGAAGCGTTTAAAGGGGTACGCATCGATTTAATGTACAGCGGCGTCAAATCGGTATTTACTAATATGTTTACCGTCTGTACAGTCCATCAGCTGTTTAATTACAAGGATCATTACGACGTTATTATCATCGATGAAGTCGATGCCTTTCCGCTGCCGGAAGAGCCTTTGTTAATGGAGACAATTCAACGCGCGGCAGCAGCTGACGGGTCTATTATTCTGATGACAGCCACACCGGCAGCCCCGATGAAAAAAATGGCGGGAAAAGATAATATCGTCACCATTGCACGGCGCTACCACGGCCATGATCTCGCAGTGCCGAAAGTTATTTTTCACAATGCTGAAAAATATATAAATAAAAACAGGATGCCGAAGAAACTGGAATCACTGCTCGATACAATAGTTAATAATCAGAGAAGAGTGCTCGTATTTTTTCCGGATATAAAAATGATGCAGCGGGCTAAAGCAGTGCTTGAAAATAAATATCCGCGCATGGAGTCTGTATACAGCGGGGATGCGGAACGTTTTGAAAAAGTGCAGCGGATGCGCGACGGGGAACTCGATATACTATTAACGACAACAATACTGGAAAGGGGAGTTACTTTTTCGTATCTCGATGTCATCGTCGTCGACGCGCACCGGTTTGACAGTGCGGGGCTGATACAGATTTCAGGGCGCGTCGGCAGAAAACCGAAAGACCCGACGGGAAATATATGGCTGCTCACGGTGTTTAATACGACAGACATCAGGCGGACGATTAAAGTAATACGGGACTTTAACAGAGGGAGGACCGCATTATGA
- a CDS encoding GGDEF domain-containing protein, whose amino-acid sequence MFVDFLLNIALIISGIYLFYRIQFFEEKKIVETGLFQSLLMTTLSILSLLVPISTLQGEFALFFIPLLILAAYNTFYYGLLSAAVVFFFYHFIFDHSIAPYVVFIVLYMLFLMIVPFMRKITHTNLVVTNIIFSSLYMIILNQFFYNISLMTGIILLVVTSLIIFVAHMMYEDINAIYKLNKRIDDDEFIDHLTQLGNVKSLDKLVDDHFENDDSLSLLLIDIDSFKSYNDKHSYDSGDKIISQMASLLKNYVPTGGHLFRNSGEEFAMVIPNLSFDKTVRLGEAIRNSVEFSKFHINEIDTVDATVSIGVGYKNTAGATKRDLLKEAEGALFEAKKLGQNRVMFAPIG is encoded by the coding sequence ATGTTTGTTGATTTTCTGTTAAATATCGCACTGATTATAAGCGGTATATACCTCTTTTACCGTATTCAGTTTTTCGAAGAAAAAAAGATTGTGGAAACAGGTTTATTTCAGTCGCTTTTAATGACTACATTATCTATCTTATCACTGCTCGTGCCGATCAGCACTTTGCAGGGCGAATTTGCATTATTCTTTATTCCGCTGTTAATACTCGCGGCCTATAATACATTTTACTACGGTCTTCTGTCAGCTGCCGTCGTGTTTTTTTTCTATCATTTCATTTTTGACCACAGCATCGCACCGTACGTCGTATTTATCGTACTTTACATGCTGTTTCTGATGATTGTACCGTTTATGCGTAAAATTACGCATACGAATCTGGTTGTGACGAACATAATCTTCTCTTCTTTATATATGATTATTCTGAACCAATTCTTCTACAATATATCATTAATGACGGGTATAATACTACTCGTTGTAACATCGCTGATTATATTTGTTGCACATATGATGTACGAGGATATTAATGCCATTTACAAATTAAACAAACGCATCGACGACGATGAGTTCATCGATCATCTGACACAGCTCGGCAACGTTAAGTCGCTCGATAAGCTGGTCGATGATCACTTTGAAAACGACGACTCGCTGAGTCTCCTGCTCATCGATATCGACAGCTTTAAATCATATAATGACAAACACAGTTACGATTCAGGAGACAAGATTATAAGCCAGATGGCGTCGCTGTTAAAAAACTACGTGCCGACCGGCGGTCATCTGTTCCGGAATTCGGGCGAGGAGTTCGCAATGGTCATTCCGAACCTGTCATTCGATAAAACCGTGCGTCTTGGAGAAGCGATCCGCAACAGTGTGGAATTTTCGAAGTTCCACATTAACGAAATTGATACGGTCGATGCGACGGTGTCGATCGGCGTCGGCTATAAAAATACAGCCGGTGCAACGAAACGCGACCTATTGAAAGAAGCGGAAGGTGCACTGTTTGAAGCGAAAAAACTGGGACAAAACAGAGTAATGTTTGCCCCAATCGGATAA
- a CDS encoding ComF family protein, giving the protein MRCLYCHHKVNGEPTLISFFQRDVPLCQDCRSALLFKYPGERCGRCHQLVVTAVDICRDCRLLGELYPAVDKMYTVTDYNEEMKLLLHRYKFVGDYALSEVIALLTDFNFKQYDYVVPVPVSDSRMKERTYNQTSVILKALGVKYTDMLGTKKVKRQSELSRAERLKSTNPFYLLENVRDMNLSGKRLLIADDIYTTGITMHQAAVAVKSLNFQNIDVLTFSKTQHI; this is encoded by the coding sequence ATGAGATGTCTGTACTGTCATCATAAAGTGAACGGGGAACCGACGCTGATTTCGTTTTTTCAAAGAGATGTGCCGCTCTGTCAGGATTGCCGCAGTGCACTTCTGTTTAAATATCCGGGTGAACGGTGCGGCAGGTGCCATCAGCTCGTCGTAACCGCAGTTGATATATGCCGCGACTGCCGTCTGCTCGGAGAACTTTATCCTGCTGTCGATAAGATGTATACAGTGACAGACTATAACGAGGAAATGAAGCTTCTCCTGCACCGGTATAAATTTGTCGGGGACTATGCACTCAGTGAAGTCATTGCACTGTTAACCGACTTTAATTTTAAACAGTATGACTATGTTGTGCCGGTTCCGGTGTCAGATTCCAGAATGAAAGAACGGACGTACAATCAGACATCCGTGATACTTAAAGCGCTCGGGGTTAAATACACGGATATGCTCGGTACAAAAAAGGTGAAAAGACAGTCGGAACTGTCGCGGGCTGAACGGCTGAAAAGTACAAATCCATTTTATTTGCTGGAAAATGTTAGAGACATGAACTTATCGGGTAAGAGATTACTCATAGCCGATGACATATACACAACGGGCATTACGATGCACCAGGCGGCTGTTGCGGTAAAATCTTTAAATTTTCAGAATATTGATGTGTTAACGTTTTCAAAAACGCAGCACATTTGA
- the ytxJ gene encoding bacillithiol system redox-active protein YtxJ, with protein sequence MLTKITNIDAFQNLIKDKNEFYFLKHSNTCPISASAFEEFQKFHYERDMDGYYLIVQDHRELSNYISETYEIKHESPQAFYFSGKKVKWHDSHSKITLSTLASVED encoded by the coding sequence ATGTTAACTAAAATAACCAATATAGATGCATTTCAAAATCTAATTAAAGATAAAAATGAATTTTATTTTTTAAAACACAGTAACACTTGTCCGATTTCTGCATCGGCATTTGAAGAATTTCAAAAATTCCACTATGAAAGAGACATGGACGGGTATTATTTAATCGTCCAGGATCACCGTGAACTATCAAACTATATCTCTGAAACTTATGAAATAAAACACGAATCACCGCAGGCATTTTATTTCTCAGGAAAAAAAGTGAAATGGCATGATTCGCACAGCAAAATTACATTAAGCACTCTGGCGAGTGTGGAAGACTAA
- the murB gene encoding UDP-N-acetylmuramate dehydrogenase — translation MDNLQLTQELKKILTSSAVKVDEPLNKYTYTKTGGAADIYVEAGSIDDTAAVIRFGKKNNLPVTYLGNGSNIIIRDGGIRGIVVSLLNLNRISVDGVTLIAESGAAIIEASQTALKHELSGLEFACGIPGSVGGAVYMNAGAYGGEVKDCLKHVTAINEMGEFVTLTLDELELGYRTSRVQTEHLVVVSAEFELSNEKTHEEIKAVMDELTEKRESKQPLEYPSCGSVFQRPPGNFAGKLIQDAGLQGHRIGGVEVSKKHAGFMVNVDGGSASDYEELIKHVQDTIQDEFGVVLHREVRIIGDKLEK, via the coding sequence TTGGATAACTTACAGCTTACCCAGGAGCTTAAAAAGATACTGACTTCATCAGCCGTTAAAGTTGATGAACCGTTAAATAAATATACTTATACAAAAACAGGCGGTGCGGCTGACATATACGTCGAAGCCGGTTCTATCGATGACACGGCAGCGGTGATCAGGTTCGGTAAGAAAAACAATCTTCCCGTTACATATCTCGGCAACGGCTCGAACATTATTATTCGGGACGGCGGCATACGCGGCATTGTCGTCAGCCTGTTAAACCTGAACCGTATTTCTGTCGACGGCGTTACGCTGATTGCTGAAAGCGGTGCGGCAATTATCGAGGCATCACAAACGGCACTGAAGCATGAACTTTCAGGACTTGAATTTGCATGCGGCATTCCGGGCTCAGTCGGCGGTGCGGTCTATATGAACGCAGGCGCCTACGGCGGCGAAGTCAAAGACTGTCTGAAGCACGTTACTGCCATTAATGAAATGGGCGAGTTTGTAACGCTGACACTCGATGAGCTTGAGCTCGGCTACCGTACGAGCCGCGTGCAGACAGAACACCTCGTTGTGGTTTCTGCCGAATTCGAGTTATCAAATGAGAAAACACACGAAGAAATTAAAGCAGTCATGGACGAACTGACAGAAAAACGCGAATCCAAGCAGCCGCTCGAATACCCTTCATGCGGCAGCGTGTTCCAGCGCCCGCCGGGCAACTTCGCAGGCAAGCTGATCCAGGACGCAGGACTGCAGGGCCACCGCATCGGCGGTGTCGAAGTTTCTAAAAAACACGCTGGCTTTATGGTCAACGTCGACGGCGGATCAGCAAGCGACTACGAAGAATTAATTAAACACGTACAGGATACAATCCAGGATGAATTCGGTGTTGTGCTTCACCGTGAAGTCCGCATCATTGGAGATAAACTGGAAAAATAG
- a CDS encoding siderophore ABC transporter substrate-binding protein produces MEFKKLYLILTMAVILVLAACSGGSEEDTSTEEGSEETGTEESAGEESADEESSEEASAGTIAYDNQFEIGTGERGEEGQGTQIDETVELPKNSDKVVVFDLGVASTFAALGLEENIMGLPKGENNASLGNTISDVYESDEDYVNLGGLKEPDYEALAALDPEIIMIHGRQANSNVVGELEKAAPNAEIIHVAADSSNYFEDVKEMTMFIGEMYEVEDKAQELVDELDAKLAEVNEKVAASELPMLFIQTNGGNLSFHGVGGRYDFLYNDFGFTSAGEQTEEATDGHGNEISFEFIAETNPGIILVMDRGAAVSEGEATSSDVLENEVTSGVDAIENGNVYELNPQNWYLNSGGYLTALSQVEEINEAVDAATAE; encoded by the coding sequence ATGGAATTTAAAAAATTATACTTAATACTGACTATGGCAGTAATCTTAGTACTTGCTGCGTGCAGCGGCGGTTCAGAAGAAGATACATCGACAGAAGAAGGATCAGAAGAAACAGGTACAGAAGAATCAGCAGGAGAAGAGTCTGCTGACGAAGAATCTTCAGAAGAAGCATCAGCCGGCACAATTGCTTATGACAACCAATTCGAAATCGGAACCGGTGAACGCGGTGAAGAAGGCCAGGGGACACAAATCGACGAAACTGTAGAACTTCCAAAAAATTCTGACAAAGTTGTAGTATTTGACCTTGGTGTCGCTTCAACATTCGCAGCACTTGGACTTGAAGAAAACATTATGGGACTTCCAAAAGGTGAAAACAATGCTTCACTTGGAAACACAATCTCTGATGTATATGAATCAGACGAAGATTACGTAAATCTTGGCGGACTGAAAGAGCCGGACTATGAAGCATTGGCAGCGCTCGATCCTGAAATCATTATGATTCACGGCCGTCAGGCAAACTCAAACGTAGTGGGTGAACTTGAAAAAGCAGCACCTAACGCTGAAATTATTCACGTTGCTGCAGACAGCTCAAACTACTTTGAAGACGTTAAAGAAATGACGATGTTTATCGGTGAAATGTACGAAGTGGAAGACAAAGCACAGGAACTTGTAGACGAGCTGGACGCTAAACTTGCAGAAGTTAACGAGAAAGTTGCAGCATCAGAACTGCCGATGCTGTTCATTCAGACTAACGGCGGAAACTTATCATTCCACGGTGTAGGCGGACGTTACGACTTCCTTTACAATGACTTCGGATTCACATCAGCAGGTGAACAGACAGAAGAAGCAACAGACGGACACGGTAACGAAATCAGCTTTGAATTCATCGCAGAAACCAACCCGGGAATCATTCTTGTAATGGACCGCGGTGCAGCAGTATCTGAAGGTGAGGCAACATCATCAGACGTACTGGAAAATGAAGTGACTTCAGGCGTTGACGCAATCGAAAACGGCAACGTATATGAACTGAACCCTCAGAACTGGTACTTAAACTCAGGCGGTTACTTAACTGCATTATCTCAAGTTGAAGAGATTAATGAAGCAGTAGACGCAGCAACAGCAGAATAA
- a CDS encoding DegV family protein, whose amino-acid sequence MKVAVVVDSTSYIPENVLTEHNIYTIPLNVVVGDEIYKENEIDNKWYYAEMAAMDELPTTSQPSIGDYILLLESLYRDGYTDVISFHLSAEISGTCQNARAAAASVDGINVHVVDSEIAAAPLGFMALYAAQNINNKTLEEVLADVNDMKQKHSMNAYFLVDTLTNLQKGGRLSNAQAFIGGLLKIKPILEFQDGKIVAIEKIRTHKKAMAKIEALLQAEFEKHEGRKLTACIIHGNAPEMGARYKQEFEEKFPQVKFVLQEFGPVVGTHLGEGALGIGFTTYKVDTTGL is encoded by the coding sequence ATGAAAGTTGCGGTTGTGGTAGATTCAACGAGTTATATACCCGAAAATGTTTTAACTGAACATAACATATATACAATCCCGCTGAACGTAGTGGTGGGTGATGAAATATATAAAGAAAATGAAATAGACAATAAATGGTATTACGCAGAAATGGCTGCGATGGATGAACTGCCGACAACGAGTCAGCCGTCAATCGGTGATTATATATTACTGCTCGAGTCGCTGTACCGCGACGGTTACACGGATGTTATCAGTTTCCATCTGTCAGCGGAAATCAGCGGTACGTGCCAGAATGCGAGAGCGGCGGCAGCGAGTGTCGACGGTATTAACGTACACGTTGTTGATTCTGAAATTGCGGCGGCACCGCTCGGTTTTATGGCGCTGTATGCAGCGCAGAACATTAATAATAAGACGCTGGAAGAAGTGCTCGCTGATGTCAATGATATGAAACAGAAGCACAGTATGAATGCATACTTCCTTGTCGATACGCTGACAAACCTGCAAAAAGGCGGCCGGTTATCAAATGCACAGGCATTTATCGGCGGACTGTTAAAAATTAAACCGATACTGGAATTCCAGGACGGTAAAATTGTAGCAATCGAAAAAATCCGCACGCATAAAAAAGCGATGGCGAAAATCGAAGCGCTGCTGCAGGCTGAATTTGAAAAGCACGAAGGCAGGAAACTGACTGCCTGTATTATTCACGGCAATGCACCGGAGATGGGTGCACGTTATAAACAGGAATTTGAAGAGAAATTTCCGCAGGTGAAATTTGTACTGCAGGAATTCGGTCCGGTAGTCGGCACGCATTTGGGGGAAGGCGCACTCGGCATCGGTTTTACCACTTACAAAGTTGATACGACAGGCTTATAA
- a CDS encoding glycosyltransferase family 4 protein translates to MYTLFILCISFAISLVIVPLFIFIAKRFGFVDYPNYRKVHKVPMPYLGGVAILLSFTIVTLFAQPVETEYKPIIIGAFVICLIGVIDDKYDLKPFIKFLGQLVAIAVPISYGIVIDTITPFGIEINFGIFSILVTVIWLAAIINAINLIDGLDGLATGVVIIALASIAVITIFQQNIFVMMLCIILLGACLGFLPYNFHPAKTFLGDNGAMMLGYIIGVLSIIGFKNITFISLFFPIIILGVPFMDIFFAAIRRYREGVSVMRADKNHLHHRVQQLGFSHRETVVLIYFIALLFAIGGVIMYLATIPGAVIIGLLLLFTMNMVVEATNLIGSNRRPVLNFFQKIFDRIP, encoded by the coding sequence ATGTATACTTTATTTATATTATGTATATCGTTCGCGATATCTTTAGTCATCGTGCCGCTTTTTATATTTATTGCGAAACGCTTCGGGTTTGTAGATTATCCGAATTACCGCAAAGTTCATAAAGTGCCGATGCCGTACCTCGGCGGTGTGGCAATACTGCTCAGTTTTACGATTGTAACGCTGTTTGCCCAGCCGGTTGAAACTGAATATAAACCGATTATTATCGGTGCATTTGTGATCTGCCTGATCGGTGTTATCGATGACAAGTATGACCTGAAGCCGTTTATTAAGTTTCTCGGTCAGCTTGTGGCGATTGCAGTACCGATTTCGTACGGTATTGTCATCGATACGATAACGCCGTTCGGCATTGAAATCAACTTCGGTATTTTTTCAATTCTGGTCACTGTTATTTGGCTTGCCGCAATTATTAATGCGATTAATCTGATCGACGGACTCGACGGTCTGGCGACGGGTGTCGTGATTATTGCACTGGCCAGCATCGCCGTCATTACAATATTCCAGCAGAATATATTTGTCATGATGCTCTGCATTATTTTACTTGGTGCATGTCTCGGATTTCTGCCGTATAACTTTCACCCTGCAAAAACATTTCTCGGTGATAACGGTGCGATGATGCTCGGTTACATTATCGGTGTCCTGTCGATTATCGGCTTTAAAAACATTACATTTATCTCGCTGTTTTTCCCGATTATTATTCTCGGCGTCCCGTTCATGGATATTTTCTTTGCTGCAATACGGCGGTACAGGGAAGGTGTCTCCGTTATGCGGGCAGATAAAAACCACCTGCATCACAGAGTGCAGCAGCTCGGTTTTTCCCACAGGGAGACGGTTGTGCTGATTTACTTCATTGCACTGCTGTTTGCGATCGGCGGCGTCATTATGTATCTGGCAACTATACCGGGAGCGGTTATTATCGGGCTGCTTCTCCTGTTCACGATGAACATGGTCGTCGAAGCGACGAACCTGATCGGTTCAAACCGCCGTCCCGTACTGAACTTTTTCCAGAAAATATTTGACCGGATTCCATAG
- a CDS encoding YigZ family protein produces the protein MEQKYMNYKTAETETDIKKSRFLSFIKRTESEEEAKAFINEIKKKHKAATHNCSAYIVGKSALIQKADDDGEPQGTAGVPILEVLKKEELYNVAVVVTRYFGGIKLGAGGLIRAYSQGASSAVEAAGKVIEVPMVPLKVTLDYTFTSKFEHFLGTTDVTIVSQEYTDKVSYLLHIKEEGVDDIVNTLKEITSNSFEYEAGDIITAEEKI, from the coding sequence ATGGAACAAAAATACATGAATTACAAAACTGCGGAAACTGAAACAGACATTAAAAAGTCCCGGTTTTTATCGTTTATCAAACGGACGGAATCCGAAGAAGAAGCCAAAGCATTTATTAATGAAATTAAAAAAAAGCATAAAGCGGCAACGCATAACTGCAGCGCCTATATCGTCGGCAAAAGTGCGCTGATTCAAAAAGCTGATGACGACGGTGAACCCCAGGGCACGGCCGGCGTGCCGATTCTTGAAGTTCTGAAAAAAGAAGAGCTGTATAACGTGGCTGTTGTCGTTACGCGGTACTTCGGCGGAATTAAACTGGGTGCCGGCGGACTGATCCGCGCGTATTCACAAGGGGCATCGAGCGCTGTCGAGGCAGCAGGCAAAGTTATCGAAGTACCAATGGTCCCGCTTAAAGTCACACTCGATTATACATTTACGAGTAAATTCGAACATTTCCTCGGCACCACCGATGTAACGATTGTGTCCCAGGAATATACTGATAAAGTCAGCTACCTGCTTCACATAAAAGAAGAAGGCGTTGACGACATCGTCAACACCTTAAAGGAAATTACCAGCAACAGTTTTGAATATGAAGCCGGTGATATTATTACTGCAGAAGAAAAAATCTGA